A window of the Ostrea edulis chromosome 1, xbOstEdul1.1, whole genome shotgun sequence genome harbors these coding sequences:
- the LOC125655948 gene encoding neuronal acetylcholine receptor subunit alpha-2-like, producing MKHSAFIIFLYIGLSFGAHLEKELLDYLFKGYNSQIKPVENYTDDVLVGVQLTPIAIRDVDEKTQTLSTSLWIGYHWRDESLKWNPNNYSGITGLRVNINQVWIPGICIINELTDQKCLNFDEKGMAFVWYKGYVFYNKPLESTIQCKLDMSAYPFDEQICTYVFHPYSTTAHDFGYLKNETYIILAYMDTNDEWDVVSTSSTFRVDVSIPKWPFRTARLSIVLKRRPNYVIINVFVPIFILSILNLMTFLLPVESGEKMGMTLAIFLTFAVFVTLISDSMPKSSENLSFFGNYVGGQLIISGMTIVLETIVIKVYLKESAPPVETGSKDSLNKHSPTHQECKQHDLDRWKRFALQLERYFCVFTVLATLSTVLYLVLGITVMRRTIAQ from the coding sequence ATGAAACACTCGGCTTTCATCATTTTCCTATACATTGGGTTATCTTTCGGTGCACATTTGGAAAAAGAGTTGTTAGATTATCTTTTCAAGGGATACAACTCACAAATTAAGCCAGTGGAGAATTACACCGATGACGTCTTGGTGGGGGTGCAGTTGACCCCTATTGCTATACGAGACGTAGATGAAAAGACACAAACGCTGTCTACTTCTCTGTGGATTGGATATCATTGGAGAGACGAAAGCCTGAAGTGGAACCCCAATAATTACAGTGGAATAACAGGACTCCGCGTCAATATAAATCAAGTATGGATACCAGGAATATGTATCATCAACGAACTTACCGATCAAAAATGTTTGAACTTTGACGAAAAGGGAATGGCATTTGTATGGTATAAAGGTTATGTATTCTACAACAAACCATTAGAGAGCACTATACAGTGTAAACTAGATATGTCTGCTTATCCTTTTGACGAACAAATCTGCACATACGTTTTTCATCCCTATTCAACTACTGCTCACGATTTTGGATATTTGAAGAACGAAACATATATTATTTTAGCATACATGGACACAAATGATGAATGGGATGTAGTTTCAACATCTAGCACATTCAGGGTGGATGTCAGTATTCCAAAGTGGCCCTTTAGAACCGCACGTCTCAGTATTGTTCTAAAACGTCGTCCTAATTACGTTATAATTAACGTATTTGTTCCGATTTTCATTTTGTCCATCTTAAACCTCATGACCTTCCTGTTACCAGTAGAATCAGGAGAAAAGATGGGAATGACCTTGGCGATATTTCTCACATTTGCCGTTTTTGTTACCCTCATCAGTGACTCCATGCCCAAGTCCTCTGAGAACTTGTCATTTTTCGGTAACTACGTGGGAGGACAGTTGATCATAAGTGGAATGACAATCGTTTTGGAGACCATTGTAATCAAAGTTTATCTGAAGGAAAGTGCGCCACCAGTTGAGACCGGAAGCAAAGACTCCCTCAATAAACATTCGCCAACACACCAGGAATGTAAACAACATGATCTTGATCGATGGAAACGGTTCGCCTTGCAATTAGAGCGATATTTTTGCGTTTTCACTGTTCTTGCTACTCTTTCAACAGTTTTATATTTAGTGTTAGGTATTACCGTGATGCGCCGAACAATCGCGCAGTGA
- the LOC125656111 gene encoding collagen alpha-2(IX) chain-like, producing the protein MVRHLTALSVVVTVWGIASAGGPWGAAECDEEAENLRTLIVQMKNTISHLKMKLASSHHGAKPGNKGEQGPPGPKGLTGYPGKKGELGNLGPLGDKGPKGHLGLKGIKGDQGHRGKKGHQGIKGQKGETGDKGLIGNRGSRGPKGVKGAKGETGEMGAKGSQGNKGMKGSKGDKGVKGITGDVGEKGLVGAKGIQGEQGDVGDKGQQGQKGVMGDTGDSGIKGLKGNKGATGDKGPAGLAGKTGPKGHKGPMGNKGLKGQKGDRGDKGVKGAIGDEGPQGDVGDKGINGNKGDTGDKGSKGEKGVTGYPGEKGDKGDKGNTGNQGPQGEQGPSGDPGFPGQMGATGDRGPRGPKGPKGQKGYMGEPGHAGGVDHYGGSGHEFWDYYR; encoded by the exons ATGGTAAGACACCTTACCGCTCTCTCTGTTGTCGTAACTGTATGGGGGATCGCATCAGCGGGCGGACCCTGGGGAGCGGCAGAATGCGACGAGGAGGCTGAAAATCTACGCACGCTCATCGTCCAGATGAAGAACACAATAAGTCATCTGAAAATGAAACTGGCCAGCAGTCATCACGGGGCCAAACCGG GTAACAAGGGAGAGCAGGGACCTCCAGGACCTAAGGGACTCACGGGCTATCCGGGAAAAAAGGGTGAATTAGGGAACCTCGGCCCTTTAGGTGACAAAGGACCCAAAGGACACCTTGGCCTTAAAGGCATTAAAGGTGATCAAGGGCACCGGGGTAAGAAGGGACATCAAGGAATCAAGGGCCAAAAGGGTGAAACTGGTGATAAAGGACTGATTGGAAACCGGGGTTCTCGGGGCCCCAAAGGTGTGAAAGGGGCTAAAGGAGAGACGGGAGAGATGGGTGCGAAGGGCTCGCAAGGCAATAAGGGTATGAAAGGATCAAAAGGAGACAAGGGAGTAAAAGGTATTACGGGAGATGTTGGAGAAAAGGGACTTGTCGGAGCTAAAGGCATCCAGGGCGAACAAGGTGATGTCGGCGACAAAGGTCAACAAGGTCAGAAAGGAGTGATGGGTGATACAGGAGATTCTGGAATCAAGGGGTTGAAAGGCAATAAAGGAGCAACCGGTGACAAGGGACCTGCTGGATTAGCGGGAAAAACTGGTCCCAAAGGACATAAGGGGCCAATGGGAAATAAAGGTCTAAAAGGCCAAAAAGGTGATCGAGGTGACAAAGGTGTTAAGGGGGCAATTGGAGACGAGGGTCCACAAGGCGATGTGGGAGATAAAGGAATCAATGGTAATAAAGGAGACACAGGGGACAAGGGGTCTAAGGGAGAAAAGGGAGTAACTGGATATCCCGGAGAAAAGGGGGATAAAGGGGATAAAGGCAACACTGGTAACCAGGGACCACAAGGAGAGCAGGGTCCGTCTGGAGATCCAGGTTTTCCTGGTCAAATGGGAGCCACTGGAGATCGGGGACCAAGAGGCCCAAAAGGACCCAAAGGACAGAAAGGGTATATGGGGGAACCTGGCCACGCAGGAGGAGTGGATCACTATGGGGGATCCGGCCATGAATTTTGGGATTACTATCGTTAG
- the LOC125653269 gene encoding acetylcholine receptor subunit beta-type unc-29-like, with the protein MENILLSDLFNGYNPQIKPVKNHSDDALVGVQLIPFLIRKVDEKLQTFSTSLWVGYYWRDENLQWNPNNYSGITGLRVNIDQIWIPGICIVNELTDQKCLNFDEKGMAFIMPDGYVFYNKPMESTIQCILDISAYPFDEQVCTYIFYPYSTVAHNFLYIEKETYIVLRYFQPNEEWEVKSTSKSFTIDASTPDWPVQTARLSIVLKRRPYYVIINVFVPIFILSILNLMTFLLPVESGEKMGMTLAIFLTFAVFVTLISDSMPKSSDNLSFFGNYVAGQLIISGITIVLETIVIKVYLKESAPPVETGNKDSLNKHQECKQHDPDRWKRFAEKLERYFFGFVIFVTFSAGLYLVLGFTVMRRTVTH; encoded by the coding sequence ATGGAAAATATTCTGTTAAGTGATCTCTTCAATGGATATAACCCACAAATTAAACCAGTGAAAAATCACTCTGACGATGCATTAGTAGGAGTGCAGTTGATCCCATTTCTTATAAGAAAAGTGGATGAAAAGTTACAGACATTTTCTACATCGCTGTGGGTTGGTTATTATTGGAGAGACGAAAACTTACAGTGGAACCCCAATAATTACAGTGGAATAACAGGACTCCGTGTCAATATAGATCAAATCTGGATACCAGGAATATGTATCGTAAACGAACTCACTGACCAAAAGTGTTTAAACTTTGACGAAAAGGGAATGGCTTTTATAATGCCTGACggatatgtgttttacaacAAACCAATGGAGAGCACGATACAGTGTATACTGGACATATCGGCCTATCCTTTTGACGAACAAGTTTGTACATACATTTTTTACCCTTATTCAACCGTAGCTCATAACTTTTTGTACATAGAAAAGGAGACATATATTGTTTTAAGATATTTCCAACCAAACGAAGAATGGGAAGTAAAATCAACCTCCAAATCGTTCACTATAGATGCCAGTACTCCCGATTGGCCCGTTCAAACAGCGCGTCTTAGCATTGTTCTAAAACGTCGCCCTTACTACGTTATAATAAACGTATTTGTTCCGATTTTCATTTTGTCCATCTTAAACCTCATGACCTTCCTATTACCAGTAGAATCAGGAGAAAAGATGGGAATGACCTTGGCGATATTTCTCACATTTGCCGTTTTTGTTACCCTCATCAGTGACTCCATGCCCAAGTCCTCTGACAACTTGTCATTTTTCGGTAACTACGTGGCAGGACAGTTGATCATAAGTGGAATAACAATCGTTTTGGAGACCATTGTAATCAAAGTTTATCTGAAGGAAAGTGCGCCACCAGTTGAGACCGGAAACAAGGACTCTCTCAATAAACACCAGGAATGTAAACAACATGATCCTGATCGATGGAAACGGTTTGCCGAGAAATTAGaacgatatttttttggttttgttattTTCGTTACTTTTTCAGCAGGCTTGTATTTAGTATTAGGCTTCACTGTGATGCGTCGAACAGTCACGCATTGA
- the LOC125653971 gene encoding uncharacterized protein LOC125653971, translated as MPVLVVRISDQDGADILSNTATNFTGGTFSELFEKCVHSKNITLSTDSIVEIRLREDRQAQFMLADNADMDVSEIAATLGCKFVQFIITRSLHFLPNPVAGEDGQYLSFQEMYGQETGDEHRPSAQVRDDPASVNDRINREIFKTQKVRDVIVCGECSKPRCVYSDKKLTREQEELLLRLKEEHLYTCGDSLVPEDVEDPGMVVREAVNCLTEVETSYFSTSLKHYLPPVCVHCGKVDNLLDDTDPYISALYEKYSVVRPLCEYCKNTGKDARTWGKKFLPKKCKR; from the exons ATGCCTGTGCTCGTGGTAAGAATAAGTGACCAGGATGGGGCGGATATACTTTCAAACACCGCCACGAATTTTACAGGGGGTACATTCTCCGAATTGTTCGAGAAATGTGTTCATTCCAAAAACATCACTTTATCTACGGATTCGATCGTGGAGATACGACTACGAGAAGACAGACAAGCCCAGTTCATGCTCGCAGACAATGCTGATATGGATGTTTCAGAAATAGCTGCTACACTCGGGTGTAAGTTTGTGCAATTTATTATTACTCGGAGTTTACACTTTCTGCCCAACCCCGTCGCTGGAGAAGATGGTCAATATCTTTCTTTTCAAGAG ATGTATGGACAGGAAACAGGGGATGAACATAGACCAAGTGCCCAAGTACGCGATGATCCTGCCAGTGTAAATGATCGAATCAACCGGGAGATATTCAAGACCCAGAAGGTCCGGGACGTAATTGTCTGTGGAGAGTGTTCCAAGCCAAGATGTGTTTACAGTGATAAAAAGCTAACCCGTGAACAA GAGGAGCTGCTGCTGCGTTTGAAAGAGGAACATCTGTACACATGTGGCGACTCATTAGTTCCAGAAGATGTAGAAGATCCAGGCATGGTTGTTCGAGAGGCAGTGAACTGTTTGACTGAAGTGGAGACAAGTTACTTCTCTACATCGTTGAAACATTACTTACCACCAGTGTGTGTTCACTGTGGAAAAGTTGACAATCTGTTGGATGACACAGACCCTTATATATCTGCTCTTTATGAGAAATATTCTGTTGTGCGACCTTTGTGTGAATATTGTAAAAACACTGGTAAAGATGCCAGAACTTGGGGGAAAAAGTTTCTCCCCAAGAAGTGTAAAAGATAG